One genomic window of Candidatus Margulisiibacteriota bacterium includes the following:
- a CDS encoding TIGR04295 family B12-binding domain-containing radical SAM protein yields MKFALINPHWSFKGSIYFGCREPHLPIEYGYAKTLLEKKKHEVLIIDCHRENLSVMELRNKVITFNPDYIVITTAPTYLYWRCTPPELTAPIETIEAIKDLDCIKVIVGPHGSVTPVTTLRKLGADIVIIGECEEIIPLLNDKNRNKWKDIHSICYKDRDQIFVTGGPHASNMSLLPPIIWSKATLDQYRHQHHRFDSNESSSGAELEGSRGCPYNCLFCAKDNFRNRYRKRPLTIVLKELDNLINNGIEYIYFIDEIFLPDKELLSALIERNIKFGMQTRIDLWNRQTIDLLNRAGCISMEAGIESISEKGQLMINKQYIISTEQATEYLIYAKKRIPFVQATLIDSRLDSQEAIENWRQYLQHFGVWANKPYPLFPYPGSAEYAKMWGDPDMQAWERAQEYYHNTYTEFNDLQEEHFLHLSEREVRSIHEQRMRITN; encoded by the coding sequence ATGAAATTTGCACTTATTAATCCTCATTGGTCATTTAAAGGAAGCATCTATTTCGGTTGTAGAGAGCCCCACCTGCCTATCGAATACGGCTACGCAAAAACTCTCTTGGAAAAGAAAAAACATGAAGTCCTCATTATTGATTGCCATAGGGAAAACTTGTCAGTAATGGAGTTACGGAACAAAGTCATTACCTTCAACCCCGATTATATAGTGATAACAACCGCACCCACGTATCTTTATTGGCGATGCACACCTCCGGAGCTGACGGCCCCGATTGAAACTATCGAGGCTATCAAAGACCTTGATTGTATCAAAGTCATTGTCGGCCCACATGGATCAGTTACCCCAGTGACAACACTTCGCAAACTGGGTGCAGATATAGTCATTATAGGAGAATGCGAAGAAATAATCCCATTGCTGAATGACAAAAACCGCAACAAATGGAAAGACATCCACTCTATCTGCTATAAAGACAGAGACCAAATCTTCGTAACCGGGGGACCGCATGCGTCAAATATGAGCTTATTACCCCCGATCATATGGTCCAAAGCAACCCTCGACCAATATCGGCATCAGCATCACCGTTTTGACTCCAACGAATCCAGTAGCGGCGCTGAACTTGAAGGCTCAAGAGGCTGCCCGTACAACTGTTTATTCTGCGCTAAAGATAACTTTCGGAACAGGTATCGAAAAAGACCACTCACAATTGTACTTAAGGAACTGGATAATCTCATTAACAATGGAATTGAATACATCTATTTTATCGACGAAATATTTCTTCCCGACAAAGAATTACTTTCGGCCCTCATAGAAAGGAACATAAAATTCGGTATGCAAACAAGGATCGATCTCTGGAACCGGCAAACGATCGATCTTCTTAACCGGGCAGGATGCATATCGATGGAAGCGGGAATTGAAAGTATTAGTGAAAAGGGACAGTTAATGATTAATAAGCAATATATAATTTCAACTGAACAGGCAACAGAATACCTGATATATGCAAAAAAAAGAATACCGTTTGTACAAGCCACCTTAATTGACTCCAGACTCGACAGTCAGGAAGCTATTGAGAACTGGAGGCAATACTTACAGCACTTCGGCGTTTGGGCAAACAAGCCCTATCCGTTATTTCCCTATCCAGGCTCGGCAGAGTACGCAAAAATGTGGGGAGACCCTGATATGCAGGCCTGGGAACGTGCCCAGGAATACTATCATAATACCTATACGGAGTTTAATGACTTACAGGAAGAGCATTTTCTTCATTTATCAGAGCGGGAAGTGAGGTCGATACATGAACAACGCATGCGCATTACCAATTAA